CAATCCCAGTTGCATGGCAGATGGTCCAAAGGCGTCGCTGTACCAGTAAGGAATCGCCTTGGCCATGGTGTAGGTCCCGCCACCGACAAGGGCGGCATACACCACCAGAAGTAACAGCGTCCGGTCCAGCAACAGCGAACGTTTCAACGCCGGGAGCAGGTTCATTGACCGGCCTTTAATGCGTGCCTCTTGCTCCGGCTCAACCAGAGTCAATGCTGCGGGTAAGGCAATCAACGCCACCACCGCCTGCGCGATGAACGGATAGCGTAAACTGGCCACGGCCAATAAACCACCAAGGGGTGCGCCGAGGGTCTCAAGCAAGCTGCCCAAAGCGATCACCCGCCCTTCATAGCGCGAATATTCACCGGTTTTATTCATCGCCACCAGCGTCTCGTATAACATCGCCGAATCGGAGCCGGAAATCATACTTTGACCGACACCCAGCACGACCATGGCCAGCAAAAACCCGCTAAAAGAAAACGATAGCGCATAGATCATGTAGCCCAGCGCACCCAGTACAGAACCGAGAATCAGTGTTTTCTTGCGGCCGATGGCATCCGCCAGGTAACCTGAAGGGATTTCGAAAAAAACAATCGCCAGTGCCTGGATCGACGCCAAGACACTGTAGCCGCTTTTATCAATACCGTTTGCGCCAATAAATAACGGTACAAACGGCGTTGTCAGCATCAGCCAGCGTGCTGCTTTGATCAGGTAGATCTTTAAAATATTATGTTCAATGAAGGCCATGAAAAAACCGTTTAAGGCGATGGAATCTTCCTGATGTTTGAAGAATTTACGACGAAAACTTTATTGTTGCATCGAAACTCAGCTGGGCAAAGCAATTCTCTGATTTTGGTCTCTTCACCTGGAAAGGACGCCCAATCTCAGACTTTTGAAAATCTCTGTCTGAGTTTGAAGCCTTCTACGGAACTTACATGTTCTCACCTGTCTCACCGGATCAAAGAATTCGCCAGTATCTTTTAAACGCCAAACAACTTATAGTCAGTAAAATAGTAAAGGTTCTCGCGAAAACATCTCTCTGTTCTTTGAACCGTATGGTTAAATAGAGCCGAAAAATCACCGTAGCAGCTCTCAGAAGGGATAACAGCGCAATCTCAACCTGCCACTCGGATCGCTCCTGCACATTTAAGCGTTGCATTATTTTACAACGCTGTCCTTTTCCCAGGCCTGCAAATTCATAATCTTTTGCCATGGCTGTTTTTACGTAGCGAATTCGCATACTGTTGATGCGTTGCGTATGAATTACCCCACGAGTATTACATGGGTGCATTGCGTGTTAAGTACCAGACCATCGAATTCGGTGAAGTGGACATCCACGTCCGAATCCTTCGTGACCGTCAGCAATTCAGCGACGAACAAGGCCTGGCCGAACAGCTGGGAATCTCATCTGCTGTCTGGCCGCTCTTCGGCCAAGTGTGGCCATCAGGCAATGTTCTTGCCCATCATATGTTCAACTATCCAATTACAGATCAGCGCATACTTGAAGTGGGCTGTGGCATCGGACTGTCGAGCTTGGTGCTCAACCACCGCAAAGCCGACATTACAGCGACCGATTACCATCCGGAAGTTGAAGGATTTCTCGAAAAGAACACCCGTCTTAACGAAGACGAAAACATCCCATTTGTCCGAACGGGGTGGGAAGATAAGAAAAGTGGACTCGGCCTTTTTGACCTGATTATCGGCAGTGACATTCTTTACGAGCAAGAGCATGTCGAGCTGTTATCTGAATTTATCAACCAGCATGCCAGAACGCATTGCACGATTATTCTGGTTGATCCAGGACGTGGCCACCATGCACGATTCAGCAAAAGGATGGTCGCTCTGGGCTATACGCACAGCCAATATAAACCCGACACAATCGACTATCTGGACGAACCGTTTAAAGGGCAGATCCTGAAATACGTCAGGTAGGGAATAAACCGCCAAGAAATCTGTCAAGACGCCATGCGGGGTGCGGCTGCAGTAAAACATCACTCATACGCAAGGCGCAGCAATCTATCCCCTGAACTTTGCAACGGACCAAGAGGATTACGCTCTTCGTGGACGGTTTTAATGGCTGGCGTGCCACTCCATAGCTTATAGACAACCTCGTTCTCGCTCAGGACAAGCAACATTTTAAAATGCCAGCCATGGATATCCGTTTTGCGATGAAAATTGAAGAAGTCCGCCCAAAAATTTCCAACCCGTTTAGACTTCAGCCGTTTTAAGTCATAGACATAGGCCTGACAATCATCAGGCCGTTGCAGGCAGCGTTGCAACTCCGGCGCCAGGCCATTCTGAGGTAGGTTCTGAAACAGTGACGCCAGTTCAGTGTAATTGAGCCGTTGCATGTTGGCGGTTTTTTCCAGGTTGAATCCCAACGCCGCCAGTTCCGTCATGCTGTTTCCCGACTCAATCCGATCATAGGCGCCTTTGATCTGCTCGAAGCTGTGCCATTTCGACTGCGTCACTTCCTGCGAACGTGGCAATAGTCTGCTACAGCCACAAAGCGCGATCATGACCGACACAAAAAACAGAAACCGCCACCCGGTTGAAAAGACATCACTAAACATAGCTCGCCCATCTTGAAATTCTTTGAGTAAAGCACTGCTTCCATCAGAGACATTGGGAAACAACCCAGTAAT
This is a stretch of genomic DNA from uncultured Desulfuromonas sp.. It encodes these proteins:
- a CDS encoding MFS transporter, which codes for MAFIEHNILKIYLIKAARWLMLTTPFVPLFIGANGIDKSGYSVLASIQALAIVFFEIPSGYLADAIGRKKTLILGSVLGALGYMIYALSFSFSGFLLAMVVLGVGQSMISGSDSAMLYETLVAMNKTGEYSRYEGRVIALGSLLETLGAPLGGLLAVASLRYPFIAQAVVALIALPAALTLVEPEQEARIKGRSMNLLPALKRSLLLDRTLLLLVVYAALVGGGTYTMAKAIPYWYSDAFGPSAMQLGLFWSVLNLSAAFFSHRAHHVEHHLNKIAFMALVGGVVSASFLALGSLSAAPAMLVLILFYCTRGLATPILKNYINEQTDSQVRATVLSVRMFLVYVIFAALFPLMGWVGDHSGWGTALTCVGVIFAVIYACALLIFSRTEIKRDV
- a CDS encoding methyltransferase domain-containing protein gives rise to the protein MGALRVKYQTIEFGEVDIHVRILRDRQQFSDEQGLAEQLGISSAVWPLFGQVWPSGNVLAHHMFNYPITDQRILEVGCGIGLSSLVLNHRKADITATDYHPEVEGFLEKNTRLNEDENIPFVRTGWEDKKSGLGLFDLIIGSDILYEQEHVELLSEFINQHARTHCTIILVDPGRGHHARFSKRMVALGYTHSQYKPDTIDYLDEPFKGQILKYVR